A single Pan troglodytes isolate AG18354 chromosome X, NHGRI_mPanTro3-v2.0_pri, whole genome shotgun sequence DNA region contains:
- the GLOD5 gene encoding glyoxalase domain-containing protein 5 isoform X1 yields the protein MLRHLPSRLPVKMWGRTLEKQRQAEGSRGPWKGPALSHGGPCAQSWRDSSQTPPPCLICRLDHIVMTVKSIKDTTMFYSKILGMEVMTFKDDRKALCFGDQKFNLHEVGKEFEPKAAHPVPGSLDICLITEVPLEEMIQHLKACDVPIEEGPVPRTGAKGPIMSIYFRDPDRNLIEVSNYISS from the exons ATGCTGCGCCATCTGCCCTCCAGGCTGCCAGTCAAGATGTGGGGCAGGACTTTGGAGAAACAG aGACAAGCAGAGGGCAGCAGAGGCCCATGGAAAGGCCCGGCTCTAAGCCATGGAGGGCCCTGTGCTCAG tcatGGAGGGACAGCAGTCAGACCCCTCCCCCATGTCTTATCTGTAGACTTGACCACATCGTGATGACGGTGAAGAGCATCAAAGACACCACCATGTTTTATTCCAAGATCCTGGGCATGGAGGTCATGACTTTTAAG GACGACCGGAAAGCACTGTGTTTTGGAGACCAGAAATTTAACCTCCACGAGGTGGGAAAGGAATTTGAACCCAAAGCCGCTCACCCAGTTCCTGGCTCCCTGGACATATGTCTGATCACAGAGGTGCCTTTGGAGGAAATGATCCAGCACCTCAAG GCTTGTGATGTCCCTATTGAGGAGGGGCCAGTCCCCAGAACAGGGGCAAAAGGGCCTATTATGTCCATCTACTTCCGAGACCCCGACAGAAATCTGATTGAGGTGTCCAACTACATCTCCTCGTGA
- the GLOD5 gene encoding glyoxalase domain-containing protein 5 isoform X2, whose product MLRHLPSRLPVKMWGRTLEKQSWRDSSQTPPPCLICRLDHIVMTVKSIKDTTMFYSKILGMEVMTFKDDRKALCFGDQKFNLHEVGKEFEPKAAHPVPGSLDICLITEVPLEEMIQHLKACDVPIEEGPVPRTGAKGPIMSIYFRDPDRNLIEVSNYISS is encoded by the exons ATGCTGCGCCATCTGCCCTCCAGGCTGCCAGTCAAGATGTGGGGCAGGACTTTGGAGAAACAG tcatGGAGGGACAGCAGTCAGACCCCTCCCCCATGTCTTATCTGTAGACTTGACCACATCGTGATGACGGTGAAGAGCATCAAAGACACCACCATGTTTTATTCCAAGATCCTGGGCATGGAGGTCATGACTTTTAAG GACGACCGGAAAGCACTGTGTTTTGGAGACCAGAAATTTAACCTCCACGAGGTGGGAAAGGAATTTGAACCCAAAGCCGCTCACCCAGTTCCTGGCTCCCTGGACATATGTCTGATCACAGAGGTGCCTTTGGAGGAAATGATCCAGCACCTCAAG GCTTGTGATGTCCCTATTGAGGAGGGGCCAGTCCCCAGAACAGGGGCAAAAGGGCCTATTATGTCCATCTACTTCCGAGACCCCGACAGAAATCTGATTGAGGTGTCCAACTACATCTCCTCGTGA